One Mycoplasmopsis caviae DNA segment encodes these proteins:
- a CDS encoding YobI family P-loop NTPase, whose protein sequence is MSQNNNASSFTNHQCIRNGNIQNEAQNDEHKIETQELYTSEEMKNSNAFKLYKKSLDFAISNNNDKVNNIAIIGSRDGQNKNVIETYKTSRTDLNMANVSLANANKDLLESEIINQITGQVSKKNINVASNKTSAKHIVLWTTLTSIFILLSVVFFSFSARKIINQGWSKTFDLNHIAFFLPIAFILFGMVVGFLAVAIYYGRNYLIDLKKSKNIVIQETKEIAVIEDKENLINLIDKAGLDALIIEDFGENDAFEYIKKIKDINTLVNKRREKRTSKILIKLADKKEQIKKFYESKFYVRKCKAIKFFYVIDNTLASLEDKGNIFDFSLTVLPISREFKKEQINKLLVQANLGTKELSWIKQIEDLKLSKVLMNDFNMYSEIHNFKLSNTMGEDVKAEFKKDYNNNFEEIVKYVNSSLQNNVFSKIKNQNNLALNAFKALKETLGEENKIAQELAYAGCSIHYQEVGFDSYIESQLEILKNNPELEIFLKVKKPNESRYLITYSRKTLKNSRTKLFAFLIYKNLFTKEYSNLLDDKGWLHRLNSVKKRQFNRLFKIVENANNEKVFANIKLNGESIPVKWIGYLLTFNLCSQLNLDMNLTESFYWSREFITNAIVESLSNKECAEVIINKEIFMNFTQDEYQRIETKKSIIDFEKAREEISDEYQSEHLELIEQLYKDSFIGLDFQYYMNDSHQLSSEIEIDGSGEEVGTNENEVDLNIKIQNVKNLDQPKEEVKKVVDLENLADFEEAEIDEEKVSKNDQGIADEIIEEEIKEAAEEVKVEQTKPTPKIETERIIEPKQEVLEQPKPFVNPQPNVQSEQQRFNLNKPQEQQQASRLRQVNNNQYRQPFGPNMYQPNVQQQPNQQPKLNQYQNIPNNGYANPRFNQYPPHQNPYQINNPTNMNQGPHNQFQRPNGPMKR, encoded by the coding sequence ATGTCACAAAACAATAATGCTTCTTCTTTTACAAATCACCAATGTATAAGAAACGGCAACATCCAAAACGAAGCTCAAAATGACGAGCACAAAATTGAAACTCAAGAATTATATACAAGTGAAGAAATGAAAAATTCTAATGCATTCAAGTTATATAAAAAATCACTTGATTTTGCTATTAGTAACAATAATGATAAAGTTAATAATATTGCGATTATTGGTTCACGTGATGGACAAAATAAAAATGTTATTGAAACATATAAAACTAGCAGAACTGATTTAAATATGGCTAATGTTTCTTTGGCAAATGCAAACAAAGACTTACTTGAGTCAGAAATTATCAACCAAATCACAGGACAAGTTAGCAAGAAAAATATTAATGTAGCAAGTAATAAAACAAGTGCAAAACACATTGTTTTATGGACAACATTAACAAGTATTTTTATCTTGCTTTCTGTTGTTTTCTTTAGTTTCAGTGCACGTAAAATTATTAACCAAGGTTGAAGCAAAACGTTTGATTTAAACCATATTGCATTCTTTCTACCAATAGCCTTTATTCTTTTTGGGATGGTTGTAGGTTTTCTTGCAGTTGCTATTTATTATGGTAGAAATTACTTGATTGATTTAAAGAAATCTAAAAATATTGTTATTCAAGAGACTAAGGAAATAGCGGTTATTGAGGACAAAGAAAATCTTATTAATTTAATTGATAAGGCAGGTTTAGATGCTCTAATTATTGAAGATTTTGGTGAAAATGATGCATTTGAATATATCAAAAAAATTAAAGATATTAATACTCTTGTGAACAAGAGAAGAGAGAAGAGAACAAGTAAGATTTTAATTAAACTTGCTGACAAAAAGGAACAAATCAAAAAGTTTTATGAGTCTAAATTTTATGTTAGAAAATGTAAAGCTATTAAGTTCTTCTATGTAATTGATAATACACTTGCTTCATTAGAAGATAAAGGAAATATCTTTGACTTCTCACTAACAGTTTTACCAATCAGTAGGGAATTTAAAAAAGAGCAAATTAATAAGCTATTAGTTCAAGCAAATTTAGGCACAAAAGAATTATCATGAATTAAACAAATTGAGGATCTTAAATTAAGTAAAGTATTGATGAATGACTTTAATATGTATTCAGAAATACACAACTTCAAATTAAGCAATACAATGGGTGAAGATGTAAAGGCTGAATTTAAGAAAGATTACAACAATAATTTTGAAGAAATTGTTAAATATGTAAATAGTTCATTGCAAAACAATGTATTTAGCAAAATTAAAAACCAAAACAATTTAGCATTAAATGCATTCAAAGCTCTAAAAGAAACACTTGGCGAAGAAAACAAGATTGCACAAGAGTTAGCCTATGCCGGTTGTTCTATTCACTATCAAGAAGTAGGCTTTGACTCATATATTGAAAGTCAACTAGAAATATTAAAAAATAATCCTGAACTTGAAATATTCCTTAAAGTTAAGAAACCTAATGAAAGTAGATATCTAATTACTTATTCAAGAAAAACTTTAAAAAACAGCAGAACAAAATTATTTGCTTTCTTAATTTACAAGAATTTATTCACAAAAGAATACAGCAATTTACTTGATGACAAAGGTTGATTACACCGATTAAATTCAGTTAAGAAAAGACAATTTAATAGATTATTCAAAATAGTTGAAAACGCTAATAATGAAAAAGTTTTTGCAAATATTAAATTGAACGGTGAGTCAATTCCAGTTAAATGAATAGGATATTTATTAACATTTAATTTATGCTCACAATTAAATCTTGATATGAATTTAACTGAATCATTTTACTGATCAAGAGAATTTATAACCAATGCCATTGTCGAATCACTTTCAAACAAAGAATGTGCAGAAGTTATAATTAATAAAGAAATCTTTATGAATTTCACACAAGATGAATACCAAAGAATTGAAACTAAGAAAAGTATAATTGATTTTGAAAAAGCAAGAGAAGAAATTAGCGATGAATACCAAAGTGAACATCTTGAATTAATTGAACAACTTTATAAAGATTCATTTATTGGTTTAGATTTCCAATATTATATGAATGATAGTCATCAACTTTCAAGTGAAATTGAAATTGATGGAAGTGGTGAAGAAGTTGGCACAAATGAAAATGAAGTTGACTTAAATATTAAGATTCAAAATGTGAAAAATTTAGATCAACCAAAAGAAGAAGTTAAAAAAGTTGTTGATTTAGAAAATCTTGCAGATTTTGAAGAAGCCGAAATTGATGAGGAAAAAGTTTCAAAAAATGATCAAGGTATTGCAGATGAAATCATAGAAGAAGAGATTAAAGAAGCAGCAGAAGAAGTTAAAGTTGAACAAACAAAACCAACTCCAAAAATAGAAACCGAAAGAATTATTGAACCAAAACAAGAGGTTCTTGAACAACCTAAACCATTTGTTAATCCACAACCAAATGTTCAAAGTGAGCAACAAAGATTTAATTTAAATAAACCACAAGAACAACAACAAGCTTCAAGACTCCGTCAAGTTAATAACAATCAATATAGACAACCTTTTGGCCCAAATATGTATCAGCCAAATGTTCAGCAACAACCAAATCAACAACCTAAACTTAACCAATATCAAAACATTCCAAATAATGGCTATGCAAATCCAAGATTCAATCAATATCCGCCACACCAAAACCCTTATCAAATTAACAACCCAACAAACATGAATCAAGGACCACATAACCAATTTCAAAGACCTAATGGACCTATGAAACGTTAA
- a CDS encoding ribonuclease J produces MNPTRLIPIGGVQEIGKASLIIEYENQIFIIDAGIKFADTAITGIKGIIPDYTYLAQKYKNIEGLFITHGHEDHIGGVIYLMKQVAVKKIFAPRIAIQYLKLKFDENKLKNKVEFIEIEKNAVHQFGECFVDFWTAQHSIPDAFGIRVKTPNGSVMCTGDFRFDYNPIGETYTDFAKLDQMGKEGLTVLLSDSTNAMRPFHSPSENDILTDIEKYMRQATRKTIITAFASNLTRVTAIIELAVKLGKKVATFGRSMVQGIKIGRKLGCIKAPASVFVDKKEIAKVPEKDLVILTTGSQGEQLAALSRMSYGKHQSVKVEKGDLIIFSSSPIPGNRMVIELLVNRLSKLGAIIKENGVDGYLHTSGHAYKHEHDKIFQLTKPKYFLPYHGEFRMSIVHGQSAVRNGVKEENVMIPEIGRVYNMLNEVITPSDEKINCGPIYIDGHTTLNLSANILKERAKLADSGFVNIVMNINKKNNSIIGRPSLVSRGSFYVKTSLELVEEAKRIAHGAALFYIKNTPNWNVVDLKQLIVERLENLFYKEKRRRPVIVPTVLFSDDENEPAFAKSKIKFNDKNAKDEEKSKKASATLKEVKSEIFGENVEITEDIHDDEDEE; encoded by the coding sequence ATGAATCCTACTAGATTAATTCCTATTGGTGGAGTTCAAGAAATTGGTAAAGCTTCATTAATAATTGAATATGAAAATCAAATTTTTATTATTGATGCAGGAATTAAATTTGCTGATACAGCTATAACAGGTATTAAAGGAATTATTCCCGATTACACTTATTTAGCTCAAAAATATAAGAATATTGAGGGACTTTTTATTACCCACGGACACGAGGATCATATTGGTGGTGTAATTTACTTAATGAAGCAAGTGGCTGTTAAAAAGATTTTTGCCCCTCGTATAGCAATTCAATATCTTAAATTAAAATTTGATGAAAATAAACTTAAGAATAAGGTTGAATTTATTGAAATTGAAAAAAATGCAGTTCATCAATTTGGTGAATGTTTTGTTGATTTTTGAACTGCGCAACACTCAATTCCAGATGCCTTTGGTATCAGAGTTAAGACACCTAATGGTTCAGTAATGTGTACTGGTGACTTTAGATTTGATTACAATCCAATCGGTGAAACCTATACAGATTTTGCCAAATTAGATCAAATGGGTAAAGAAGGCTTAACAGTTCTTTTATCGGATTCAACAAATGCAATGCGTCCTTTTCACTCACCGAGTGAAAATGATATCTTAACAGATATTGAAAAATACATGCGTCAAGCAACAAGAAAAACAATAATTACTGCTTTTGCTTCAAACCTAACAAGAGTAACTGCTATTATTGAACTTGCTGTTAAATTAGGCAAAAAAGTCGCAACTTTTGGTCGTTCAATGGTTCAAGGAATCAAAATTGGTCGCAAATTGGGTTGTATTAAAGCGCCTGCAAGTGTTTTTGTAGATAAAAAGGAAATTGCAAAAGTTCCTGAAAAAGACCTTGTTATATTAACTACAGGATCTCAAGGCGAACAACTTGCTGCTTTATCAAGAATGTCATATGGTAAGCACCAAAGTGTTAAAGTTGAAAAGGGTGACTTAATTATTTTTTCTTCAAGTCCAATTCCAGGAAATAGAATGGTTATAGAACTTTTGGTTAATAGACTTTCAAAATTAGGTGCTATTATCAAAGAAAATGGTGTTGATGGTTACTTACATACTTCTGGCCACGCTTATAAACATGAACATGACAAAATTTTTCAACTTACAAAGCCTAAATACTTTTTACCATACCATGGTGAATTTAGAATGAGCATTGTACATGGTCAAAGCGCAGTTAGAAATGGCGTTAAAGAAGAAAATGTAATGATACCTGAAATTGGTAGAGTTTACAATATGCTTAATGAAGTTATAACACCAAGTGATGAGAAAATAAATTGTGGGCCTATTTATATTGATGGTCATACAACCTTAAATTTAAGTGCAAATATTCTTAAAGAAAGAGCAAAATTAGCTGATAGTGGTTTTGTCAATATAGTTATGAATATTAACAAAAAAAATAACTCAATAATAGGACGGCCAAGTTTAGTAAGTCGTGGAAGTTTTTATGTAAAAACTTCACTTGAATTAGTTGAAGAGGCTAAAAGAATAGCTCATGGGGCTGCTTTATTCTATATTAAGAATACTCCAAATTGAAATGTTGTGGATCTTAAACAATTAATTGTTGAACGCCTTGAAAACTTGTTCTATAAAGAAAAAAGAAGAAGACCTGTAATTGTTCCAACAGTTCTCTTTAGTGATGATGAAAATGAACCAGCTTTTGCAAAAAGTAAAATAAAATTTAATGATAAAAATGCAAAAGATGAAGAAAAATCTAAAAAAGCATCTGCAACTCTTAAAGAAGTTAAGAGCGAAATTTTTGGTGAAAACGTTGAAATTACCGAAGATATTCATGATGACGAAGATGAGGAATAA
- the rplK gene encoding 50S ribosomal protein L11, producing the protein MAKSKADIVRVRKLQFIAGQAKPGPALAGVGINMPDFTRAFNDATRDRGNEPVPVEITVYKDKSFEYKLFTAPASYKLKQAAKLNKGSSNSKTTIAATITKEQLREIAEYKLPDLNTKDIEAAMRTIAGTAKQMGIVIEGFENVAARKAEAAKAVKAEQAAAEKVAALDEAQNLLKETKGKAIDVKTISDEKSAAKEGEE; encoded by the coding sequence ATGGCAAAATCAAAAGCTGATATTGTCCGTGTTCGTAAGTTGCAATTTATTGCTGGCCAAGCTAAACCTGGTCCAGCATTAGCTGGTGTTGGAATCAATATGCCTGATTTCACTCGTGCTTTCAACGATGCAACACGTGATAGAGGTAATGAACCAGTTCCTGTTGAAATTACCGTTTACAAAGACAAATCATTTGAATATAAATTATTCACAGCACCTGCTTCATACAAATTAAAGCAAGCTGCTAAATTAAACAAAGGTAGTTCAAATTCTAAAACTACAATCGCCGCTACAATTACAAAGGAACAATTAAGAGAAATTGCTGAATACAAATTACCTGACTTAAACACAAAAGATATTGAAGCTGCTATGAGAACAATTGCTGGTACAGCAAAACAAATGGGTATTGTTATCGAAGGTTTTGAAAATGTTGCCGCTAGAAAAGCTGAAGCTGCAAAAGCAGTTAAAGCTGAACAAGCAGCAGCTGAAAAAGTTGCTGCACTAGATGAAGCACAAAACTTATTAAAAGAAACCAAAGGTAAAGCAATTGATGTTAAAACAATTTCAGATGAAAAAAGTGCTGCTAAAGAAGGGGAAGAATAA
- the rplA gene encoding 50S ribosomal protein L1, protein MSLKGGKKIRNARESFDKTIAYDLNEALEIVKRTSFTKFVPTVELIFKLNLDVRKADQQLRGAVLLPNGTGKNVRVLVVSNNPALQKSSKAAGADIVVDGPALEQKIKEDEFDFDVMVADPAMMPLLGKYGKKLGPKGLMPNPKTGTVTPTPDKTVAELKKGKANYRTDKAGIVHTIIGKLNMTTEQLVENAQTVISLIKKLKPAAVKGAYMQNLVVTSTMGPGVKVKIEK, encoded by the coding sequence ATGTCTCTTAAAGGTGGAAAGAAAATAAGAAATGCTCGTGAATCATTTGACAAAACAATTGCTTATGATTTAAATGAAGCTTTAGAAATTGTTAAAAGAACATCATTTACAAAATTTGTTCCTACAGTAGAATTAATTTTTAAATTAAACCTTGACGTTAGAAAAGCTGACCAACAATTGCGCGGTGCAGTATTATTACCTAACGGAACAGGTAAAAATGTTCGCGTTTTAGTTGTTTCAAATAATCCAGCACTTCAAAAATCATCAAAAGCTGCTGGTGCTGATATTGTAGTTGATGGACCTGCACTTGAACAAAAAATCAAAGAAGATGAATTTGATTTTGATGTTATGGTAGCAGATCCTGCAATGATGCCCTTATTAGGTAAATACGGTAAGAAACTTGGTCCTAAGGGCTTGATGCCAAACCCTAAAACAGGTACTGTTACACCTACACCTGACAAAACAGTTGCTGAACTTAAAAAAGGTAAGGCAAACTATCGTACAGACAAAGCGGGTATTGTACATACAATTATTGGTAAACTAAATATGACAACCGAACAACTAGTTGAAAATGCTCAAACAGTTATCTCTTTAATTAAAAAACTTAAACCTGCTGCTGTTAAAGGTGCTTACATGCAAAACCTTGTTGTAACATCAACAATGGGCCCTGGTGTTAAGGTTAAAATTGAAAAATAA
- a CDS encoding pyridoxal-phosphate-dependent aminotransferase family protein, whose amino-acid sequence MSLPHKKNICNYKTKVLFTPGPINNYYEVAKVLSDVSIHHRSEEFKSYFIETGELIKKHFGTTDAMPLFLTVSASGAMEASIVNLVEPGNKVLLVECGFFGKRFKDILLRLVGKDYLDVIHYENGQAFNPEDIKEKLKKCHYKAIFMTHHETSTGVLNNMNVISKLIKEYAKDSLFILDTVSSFLHEEIHFDKWELDVAMATSGKGFCTLPGLSCILLSKRAQSVAKNNKNFKFYFDFAKYIDFHNEGSSTPFTPATTTLMSLYASLKIIEQKGIETIRSEKKKIFNFMKKSLIKLGFASAVQEENETHGLLVLAVPESVDAFELRKKVDEKYNLYFELGIGSQRKTHIRIGIPNTINMFKAKKLVYALKEVLAHWKS is encoded by the coding sequence ATGAGTTTACCGCACAAAAAGAACATATGTAACTATAAAACAAAGGTACTCTTTACACCAGGTCCAATAAACAACTATTATGAAGTTGCTAAGGTGCTATCAGATGTTTCAATTCACCACAGAAGTGAAGAATTTAAGTCATATTTTATTGAAACAGGAGAATTAATTAAAAAACATTTTGGCACAACAGATGCAATGCCGTTGTTTTTAACTGTTTCAGCTTCAGGTGCAATGGAAGCGTCAATTGTTAATTTAGTAGAACCAGGTAATAAAGTTCTACTTGTTGAGTGTGGTTTTTTTGGCAAAAGATTTAAAGACATATTATTAAGGCTGGTAGGTAAAGATTATCTAGATGTTATTCATTATGAAAATGGACAAGCATTTAATCCTGAAGACATTAAAGAAAAATTAAAAAAATGTCATTATAAAGCAATTTTTATGACCCATCATGAGACATCAACAGGTGTGCTAAATAATATGAATGTAATTTCTAAATTAATTAAGGAATATGCCAAAGATTCATTATTTATTCTTGATACTGTTAGTTCATTTTTACATGAGGAAATTCACTTTGACAAGTGAGAATTAGATGTTGCTATGGCAACAAGTGGCAAGGGTTTTTGTACTTTACCTGGTTTAAGTTGTATTCTACTTTCAAAAAGAGCACAGTCAGTTGCAAAAAATAATAAAAATTTTAAATTCTATTTCGATTTTGCTAAATATATAGATTTTCATAATGAGGGTTCTTCAACACCTTTTACACCAGCAACAACAACACTAATGTCGCTATATGCTTCACTAAAGATTATTGAGCAAAAAGGTATTGAAACAATAAGAAGTGAAAAAAAGAAAATATTCAACTTTATGAAGAAAAGTTTAATTAAATTAGGTTTTGCTAGTGCAGTGCAAGAAGAAAATGAAACGCATGGACTTTTGGTTTTAGCAGTACCTGAAAGTGTTGATGCATTTGAATTAAGAAAGAAAGTAGATGAAAAATACAACTTGTATTTTGAACTTGGTATAGGATCACAAAGAAAAACACATATAAGAATTGGAATACCTAATACAATTAATATGTTTAAAGCCAAAAAATTGGTATATGCTCTTAAAGAAGTTTTGGCCCATTGAAAAAGCTAA
- a CDS encoding phosphatidate cytidylyltransferase, whose translation MKLFKNRILPGFIFLTLMLVIMIPMAIYGPTNFEARIASYVFSACAFIVLCYEYFKAHHIKWYVNFLFILVILPTVIFPIKNFNELIIFSLKTKREWHSFFIENIARDWFTLLILLGVSIAFTFVEFAERNNMSLEDRFVRAITMMISLYLIIISIKTIQLTLILKWEYTILIFAIPTCCDIFGYLGGSVAGKKWIKQPFAPTISPKKTWEGFIFAILFGISTGLGLILGFKLLNNNIFAQITASIFMPVFAILGDLYFSYIKRINAIKDYSKILLSHGGVLDRFDSVSFSTFFFLISYVIFGL comes from the coding sequence ATGAAACTATTTAAAAATAGAATACTACCGGGCTTCATATTTCTTACACTAATGTTAGTCATAATGATTCCAATGGCAATTTATGGACCAACAAATTTTGAAGCAAGAATTGCTTCATATGTTTTTAGTGCATGTGCGTTCATTGTTCTATGTTATGAATATTTTAAAGCACACCATATAAAATGGTATGTTAATTTTTTGTTTATTTTGGTTATTTTGCCAACTGTTATATTTCCAATTAAAAATTTTAACGAGTTAATCATATTTTCTTTAAAAACAAAAAGAGAATGACATTCATTTTTCATTGAAAATATTGCTAGAGATTGATTTACTCTGCTCATCTTACTTGGGGTTTCAATTGCATTTACTTTTGTTGAATTTGCAGAGAGAAATAATATGTCTTTGGAAGATAGATTCGTTAGAGCAATCACAATGATGATTTCATTGTACTTAATTATAATATCAATAAAAACCATTCAGTTAACCCTTATCCTGAAATGAGAATATACAATTTTAATTTTTGCAATTCCAACATGCTGCGATATTTTTGGCTATCTTGGTGGTTCAGTTGCAGGAAAAAAATGAATTAAGCAACCTTTTGCTCCAACCATATCACCAAAGAAAACATGAGAAGGATTTATTTTCGCAATACTTTTCGGGATTTCAACAGGCCTAGGTTTAATTCTTGGTTTTAAATTACTTAATAACAATATTTTCGCACAAATTACAGCATCAATATTTATGCCAGTATTTGCAATTTTAGGTGATTTATACTTTTCGTATATAAAAAGAATAAATGCAATTAAAGATTATTCAAAAATTCTTCTTAGTCACGGAGGAGTTTTGGACCGTTTTGATAGTGTATCATTTAGCACATTTTTCTTCCTTATTTCATATGTTATTTTTGGTCTTTAA
- a CDS encoding DNA-methyltransferase — MTIQIDMDKINKIIHGDTIEELKKMPDKSIDLIFADPPYWMQTEGELLRTDGSKFSGVNDAWDKFSSFEEYDNFTFQWLKECKRVLKDSGSIWVIGSFQNIFRLGYIMQNLGFWILNDVIWNKPNAVPNFGGTRFKNAHETLIWCSKSKNSKFTFNYKTMKFLNNDIQDKSVWDIGICIGNERLKDETGSKVHSTQKPEKLLYKVILSSSKPNDIILDPFMGSGTTGAVAKKLGRNFVGIEREEKYIKAANKRIEKVLFENNDLHNLKYEIKPPKISTKQLIDNGYLKINEELFDKKGKFIGYLTENGYVNDKIETLSIHKMAAKHKGVDNYNGWDFFWIKNKNNKLISIDELRYICNSNIE, encoded by the coding sequence ATGACTATTCAAATTGATATGGATAAAATAAACAAAATAATTCATGGTGACACAATTGAAGAGTTGAAAAAGATGCCCGATAAGTCTATTGATTTAATTTTTGCAGATCCGCCTTATTGGATGCAAACTGAAGGCGAATTATTAAGAACAGATGGTTCTAAATTTAGTGGGGTTAATGATGCATGAGATAAATTTTCTAGTTTTGAAGAATATGACAATTTTACATTTCAATGATTAAAAGAATGTAAAAGAGTCCTAAAAGATAGTGGCTCAATTTGGGTTATTGGTTCTTTTCAAAATATTTTCAGGCTTGGTTACATTATGCAAAATTTAGGTTTTTGAATTTTAAATGATGTTATTTGAAACAAACCAAATGCAGTACCAAACTTTGGCGGTACTAGATTTAAAAATGCTCACGAAACATTAATTTGGTGTTCGAAATCTAAAAATTCGAAATTTACATTCAACTATAAAACAATGAAATTCCTAAATAATGATATTCAGGATAAAAGTGTTTGAGATATAGGCATTTGCATTGGTAACGAAAGACTTAAAGATGAAACCGGCAGTAAAGTTCACTCAACACAAAAACCAGAAAAACTATTATATAAAGTTATACTTTCAAGTTCAAAACCAAATGATATAATCCTAGATCCTTTCATGGGATCTGGAACAACTGGGGCTGTAGCCAAAAAATTAGGAAGAAATTTTGTGGGTATTGAAAGAGAAGAAAAGTATATTAAAGCAGCTAACAAAAGAATAGAAAAAGTGTTATTCGAAAACAACGATTTGCATAATTTGAAATATGAAATTAAACCACCTAAAATATCAACTAAACAGTTGATTGATAATGGTTATTTAAAAATAAATGAAGAACTTTTTGACAAAAAAGGTAAATTCATTGGTTACTTAACTGAAAATGGTTATGTAAATGATAAGATTGAAACATTGTCAATACACAAAATGGCCGCAAAACATAAGGGCGTTGATAATTACAATGGTTGAGACTTTTTTTGAATAAAAAACAAAAATAATAAACTGATTTCAATAGATGAGCTAAGATACATTTGCAATTCAAACATTGAATAA
- a CDS encoding MAG0920 family protein — MEQIIWIILSIVNALMFISVIILTILPFSRRIFYSAGASRKMCISKGIKVQDYLIKDNIRFFTISSSTIFLWIFEMIACAVVGIAMKTYDFEHKNLLTVIPFLINVYFLFMSMFFVALFLNNLVNNKKWEKINITLSDENLIENKIDTETSVEQECLFTNKKITFWSMGSLTTNKIFKKPEKISNDKKRLMVYRFLLIDSELVHPFKTNKNFDINMFKDEAIKYGIIKIKKTNQ, encoded by the coding sequence ATGGAACAAATTATTTGGATAATTTTATCTATTGTTAATGCTTTAATGTTTATTTCAGTTATTATCTTAACTATTTTACCTTTTTCTAGAAGAATATTCTATTCTGCTGGTGCTTCCAGAAAAATGTGTATTAGCAAAGGCATTAAGGTTCAAGATTATTTAATTAAAGATAATATTAGATTTTTTACAATATCGTCTAGCACAATATTTTTGTGAATATTTGAAATGATTGCATGTGCAGTTGTTGGTATTGCAATGAAGACATATGATTTTGAACACAAAAATTTACTAACAGTTATACCATTTCTTATTAATGTATATTTTCTTTTTATGAGTATGTTTTTTGTTGCCCTTTTCCTTAATAATTTAGTTAATAATAAAAAATGAGAAAAAATCAATATTACACTTTCGGATGAAAATTTAATCGAAAACAAAATAGATACTGAAACAAGTGTAGAACAAGAATGTTTGTTCACAAACAAAAAAATTACATTTTGATCAATGGGTTCATTAACAACAAATAAAATCTTTAAAAAGCCTGAAAAAATAAGTAATGACAAAAAAAGATTAATGGTTTATAGATTTTTATTAATAGATTCTGAATTAGTCCACCCGTTTAAGACAAATAAAAATTTCGACATTAATATGTTTAAAGATGAAGCTATTAAATACGGAATAATTAAGATTAAAAAAACTAACCAATAA
- a CDS encoding ABC transporter ATP-binding protein: MSDELEKKEKEIKKSQSSKTNKKTIKKPRKKKEDTNLLQAIIKEEQILEEQISELEIDKNVKITKENVFELLDKDSSKKNIVVPKKVRKLLVKLSKRKRKKDGNENLKNSEGTVIEVKNVSKYYVSGNIVTRVLKDVSVDIKKGELMLIFGVSGGGKSTLLNLISGLDRPSKGQVIVCDNNLPYMSDSKLTLFRRKHLSFIFQNYNLLANLNAFDNVQTGAYLQKDPAKKVDIVELFKEFEMEEEISKFPSQMSGGQQQRVSIMRALAKNSDIIFADEPTGALDEATTKIVLRFLYNINKETGATVVMVSHNPIMAQMADRIIHVVKGRIDKVEVNQKPTHPDDIDLFKMEK; the protein is encoded by the coding sequence ATGTCTGATGAACTAGAAAAAAAAGAAAAAGAGATTAAAAAATCTCAATCTTCTAAAACTAATAAAAAGACTATAAAAAAGCCACGCAAGAAAAAAGAAGATACAAATTTATTGCAAGCTATTATTAAAGAAGAGCAAATACTTGAAGAACAAATTAGCGAACTAGAAATTGATAAAAACGTTAAGATTACAAAAGAAAATGTCTTTGAACTTCTTGATAAAGATAGTTCAAAAAAGAATATTGTTGTTCCTAAAAAAGTAAGAAAATTACTTGTCAAACTTTCGAAAAGAAAAAGAAAGAAAGATGGTAATGAAAATTTGAAAAATTCAGAAGGCACAGTTATTGAGGTTAAAAATGTTAGCAAATATTATGTTAGCGGAAACATAGTTACTAGAGTTTTAAAAGATGTCTCAGTAGACATTAAAAAAGGCGAACTAATGCTTATTTTTGGTGTTAGTGGTGGTGGAAAAAGTACACTTTTAAACCTTATTTCAGGTCTTGATAGACCATCAAAAGGTCAAGTAATTGTTTGTGATAATAACCTACCTTATATGTCAGATAGTAAACTAACTCTTTTTAGAAGAAAACATCTAAGTTTTATTTTCCAAAACTATAATTTATTAGCAAACTTAAATGCTTTTGATAATGTACAAACAGGAGCTTACTTACAAAAAGACCCTGCTAAAAAAGTGGATATTGTTGAATTATTCAAGGAATTTGAAATGGAAGAAGAAATTTCAAAATTTCCATCTCAAATGTCCGGTGGACAACAGCAAAGAGTTTCGATTATGCGTGCATTGGCAAAGAATTCTGACATAATCTTTGCTGATGAACCAACCGGAGCCCTTGATGAAGCAACAACAAAAATCGTCTTAAGATTTCTCTACAATATAAATAAAGAAACAGGAGCTACTGTTGTTATGGTTAGCCATAATCCAATTATGGCCCAGATGGCTGATAGAATTATCCATGTTGTTAAAGGAAGAATTGACAAGGTTGAAGTAAACCAAAAACCAACACACCCAGATGATATTGATCTTTTCAAAATGGAAAAATAA